In one Alphaproteobacteria bacterium genomic region, the following are encoded:
- the carA gene encoding glutamine-hydrolyzing carbamoyl-phosphate synthase small subunit: protein MPAETATLSANDTPEFAPQPAGATAALVLADGTVLWGRGAGAEVTRVGEVCFNTAITGYQEILTDPSYAGQMVTFTFPHIGNVGANLEDIETTTPAACGAILRADITEPSNFRAVSHLDGWLKAHDLPALTGVDTRRLSRRIRDAGAPNAVLSHNAEGIFDLPALWTQARDWPGLEGMDLAKDVSCTQAYQWEETRWVLDSGYGRLGEPKFKVVAIDFGIKRNILRCLATLGCAVTVLPATATAEEVLAHKPDGVFLSNGPGDPAATGKYAVPMIRGVLDADIPVFGICLGHQMLALALGAKTKKMHLGHHGANHPIKDLTTQKVEITSQNHGFVVDKDSLPGNVEATHFSLFDGSLAGIRVKDRPVFSVQYHPEASPGPQDSHYLFQRFVDQMAARKG, encoded by the coding sequence ATGCCTGCTGAGACCGCCACGCTTTCCGCCAATGACACGCCCGAATTCGCGCCGCAGCCCGCCGGCGCCACTGCCGCCCTTGTGCTGGCGGATGGCACGGTTCTGTGGGGACGCGGGGCCGGGGCGGAGGTCACGCGCGTCGGCGAGGTCTGCTTCAACACGGCCATCACCGGATACCAGGAAATCCTGACTGATCCGTCCTATGCCGGGCAGATGGTGACCTTCACCTTCCCGCATATCGGCAATGTCGGCGCCAATCTGGAAGACATCGAGACGACGACGCCGGCCGCCTGCGGCGCGATCCTGCGCGCGGACATTACCGAGCCGTCGAACTTCCGGGCGGTCAGCCATCTCGACGGCTGGCTGAAGGCGCATGATCTGCCCGCGCTGACCGGGGTCGACACCCGCCGGCTGAGCCGCCGGATCCGTGATGCCGGTGCCCCGAACGCGGTTCTGAGCCACAATGCCGAAGGTATCTTCGATCTGCCGGCCCTGTGGACCCAGGCGCGCGACTGGCCGGGCCTGGAGGGCATGGATCTGGCGAAGGACGTGTCCTGCACGCAAGCCTATCAATGGGAAGAAACCCGCTGGGTTCTGGATAGCGGCTATGGCCGTCTGGGCGAACCCAAGTTCAAGGTCGTCGCCATCGATTTCGGCATCAAGCGCAACATCCTGCGCTGTCTGGCGACCCTGGGCTGCGCGGTGACGGTGCTGCCCGCGACGGCGACGGCGGAAGAGGTCCTGGCGCACAAGCCGGACGGCGTCTTCCTGTCCAACGGCCCCGGTGATCCGGCGGCGACCGGCAAGTATGCCGTGCCGATGATCCGCGGCGTGCTGGACGCCGACATACCGGTCTTCGGCATCTGCCTCGGCCACCAAATGCTGGCCCTTGCGCTGGGCGCGAAGACCAAGAAGATGCATCTGGGCCATCACGGCGCCAACCATCCGATCAAGGACCTGACCACCCAGAAGGTGGAGATCACCAGCCAGAACCATGGCTTCGTGGTCGACAAGGACAGCTTGCCGGGCAATGTCGAGGCGACGCATTTCTCACTGTTCGACGGTTCTCTGGCGGGAATCCGGGTCAAGGACCGACCGGTCTTTTCGGTCCAGTACCACCCCGAGGCCTCTCCCGGTCCGCAGGACAGCCATTACCTGTTCCAGCGGTTCGTCGACCAGATGGCGGCGCGCAAGGGGTGA
- a CDS encoding DUF6134 family protein, with protein sequence MTAARTGAWLAVAAILALTRAAPAMADVDALFGDLAGTTLSYDISVDDDPSGHAQGTILRTEDGNWEVRMETKIEVEVIGGISIYSLHMSVSEIYGDGVLLGLDVDARENDQHNRMTGRMEGSLFHFTHNGKVGTGDRNLVPSTQLWRERMLERKRVLHVIDGEMFERRVSAIGSERISTDKGVLDLKGYTVESPDERATLWFDPDGLLYKAELERLGVTLVIQRRA encoded by the coding sequence GTGACTGCAGCCCGAACCGGCGCCTGGCTCGCCGTCGCCGCCATTCTGGCCCTGACCCGGGCAGCACCTGCCATGGCGGACGTGGACGCGCTGTTCGGGGATCTGGCCGGGACGACGCTGTCCTACGACATCAGCGTCGACGACGACCCCTCCGGCCATGCGCAAGGGACAATCCTGCGGACCGAAGACGGCAATTGGGAAGTCCGCATGGAAACCAAGATCGAGGTCGAGGTGATCGGTGGCATATCGATCTATTCCCTGCACATGTCGGTCTCGGAAATCTACGGCGACGGTGTGCTCCTCGGCCTGGATGTCGATGCCCGGGAAAACGATCAGCACAACCGCATGACCGGACGGATGGAGGGTTCGCTCTTCCACTTCACCCATAATGGAAAGGTCGGGACCGGGGACAGGAATCTGGTGCCGTCGACCCAGCTCTGGCGCGAACGCATGCTGGAGCGCAAACGCGTCCTGCATGTCATCGACGGCGAGATGTTTGAGCGCCGCGTCTCCGCCATCGGCAGCGAGCGGATTTCGACCGACAAGGGTGTCCTGGACCTGAAAGGCTACACCGTCGAATCCCCGGACGAGCGGGCGACCCTCTGGTTCGATCCGGACGGCCTGCTCTACAAGGCGGAGTTGGAGCGCCTCGGCGTTACGCTAGTCATCCAGCGCCGCGCCTAG
- the ltaE gene encoding low-specificity L-threonine aldolase, whose amino-acid sequence MYVGTAKASLGQTGNALIDLRSDTVTRPSPGMLAAMAAAEVGDDVFGDDPTVIALEEKSAYLFGKEAALFLSTGTQSNLCAMLAHCGRGEEILVGRPYHVFSAEAHGASVLGGIALDPLDVAADNSIDPQSVRAAVKPDDPHLPITRLLSLENTVTGKAVPLEKQEAAADAAREFGLAVHLDAARGFNAAEALGIDAQTLARCADSVSVCLSKGLGTPAGTVLCGPKDLIVRARRYRKMLGGGMRQVGILAAAGIFALDHHAPRIAEDHARAARLRQGLSELPGLSVDQAPNQTNMVLVTLTVPNPQAVQEDLRQAGIVTGLSDDFMRLVVHRDIDDAGIERTIDAFAQALVA is encoded by the coding sequence ATGTATGTAGGGACGGCAAAGGCTAGTCTGGGCCAAACGGGCAACGCACTGATCGATCTGCGCAGCGATACGGTGACACGACCGTCCCCCGGGATGCTGGCAGCGATGGCAGCGGCCGAGGTCGGCGACGATGTCTTCGGCGACGACCCTACGGTCATCGCGCTGGAAGAAAAGTCCGCATATCTGTTCGGCAAGGAGGCCGCGCTCTTCCTGTCGACCGGAACCCAGAGCAATCTGTGTGCGATGCTGGCCCATTGCGGACGCGGTGAGGAGATTCTGGTCGGTCGCCCCTATCACGTCTTCAGCGCCGAGGCACATGGTGCCTCCGTACTGGGTGGCATCGCGCTCGACCCGCTGGACGTCGCGGCCGACAACAGCATCGATCCGCAATCCGTACGCGCTGCCGTAAAACCCGACGACCCGCATCTGCCGATTACGCGGCTGCTGAGCCTGGAGAATACCGTGACCGGCAAGGCCGTGCCGCTTGAGAAGCAGGAGGCCGCAGCCGATGCCGCACGGGAATTCGGCCTTGCCGTTCACCTGGACGCCGCCAGAGGCTTCAACGCCGCCGAGGCACTGGGGATCGACGCGCAAACTTTGGCGCGCTGCGCGGACAGTGTCTCGGTTTGCCTGTCCAAGGGGCTCGGCACGCCGGCCGGAACGGTTCTTTGCGGACCGAAGGATCTGATCGTAAGGGCCCGCCGATATCGCAAGATGTTGGGGGGCGGCATGCGGCAGGTCGGTATTCTGGCGGCGGCCGGCATCTTCGCACTGGATCATCACGCCCCGCGCATCGCCGAGGATCATGCCCGGGCAGCCCGACTGCGTCAGGGGCTTTCGGAACTGCCGGGCCTGTCGGTCGATCAGGCCCCGAACCAGACCAACATGGTTCTGGTCACCCTGACCGTGCCGAACCCGCAGGCCGTGCAGGAAGACCTGCGACAGGCGGGTATCGTGACCGGGCTTTCCGACGACTTCATGCGTCTGGTCGTTCATCGCGACATCGACGATGCCGGTATCGAACGCACCATTGACGCCTTTGCACAGGCGTTGGTCGCGTGA
- a CDS encoding alpha/beta fold hydrolase, protein MTRPVKRLIIATIVLAALAGAALYAIRVNDTGNMLYKRYKETDPYVFEMLRPELAMQDAGEFLTIESMAELRSRRAALSRLVYGGNGIRWGATYHRFAVPSMLADHAATLDNLATAHRFYVEPGPGVLSFLYLLTPEQAQPGKALVYHHGFAGDFMQARPFLESMLAQGYTIVALNQLGYGENSREVQCPGETDPDCEISLQFGLRDLQNGLAYHVEPVRAGIDLLQELGFDGVDAVGFSAGAATVTLSAALDTRIRRSVAAAGILPLYLREGQDAPIGIAEYPPLLDLVSMMDLFILGAADEGRAQMHLFNRFDRCCFRNVKGRAYEPALVQRLSDLGAGGRFEVRIDESHARHKISEWGTEAIQMFLD, encoded by the coding sequence ATGACCCGGCCCGTGAAGCGCTTGATCATCGCAACCATCGTCCTGGCAGCCCTTGCCGGAGCCGCCCTCTATGCGATCCGCGTCAACGACACCGGCAACATGCTCTACAAGCGCTACAAGGAAACCGACCCTTATGTTTTCGAGATGCTGCGACCCGAGCTTGCCATGCAGGATGCCGGCGAATTCCTGACGATCGAAAGCATGGCAGAACTGCGGTCCCGGCGCGCCGCATTGTCGCGTCTGGTCTATGGCGGCAATGGCATTCGGTGGGGCGCGACCTATCACCGTTTCGCGGTGCCGAGCATGCTTGCGGACCACGCCGCCACGCTCGACAATCTGGCCACGGCCCATCGATTTTATGTGGAACCGGGACCAGGGGTACTGTCGTTCCTGTACCTTCTGACCCCCGAACAGGCGCAGCCAGGCAAGGCCCTTGTCTATCATCATGGGTTCGCGGGCGACTTCATGCAGGCGCGGCCGTTCCTGGAAAGCATGCTTGCGCAAGGCTACACGATCGTCGCGCTCAATCAGCTGGGCTATGGAGAAAACTCCCGCGAGGTTCAGTGCCCAGGGGAAACCGACCCGGACTGCGAAATCAGTCTGCAGTTCGGTTTACGGGACCTGCAGAATGGCCTTGCATATCATGTCGAGCCGGTAAGGGCCGGAATCGATCTGCTGCAGGAACTGGGCTTCGACGGCGTCGACGCCGTCGGGTTTTCCGCCGGGGCCGCCACGGTCACCCTCAGCGCCGCCCTGGACACGCGCATCCGCCGTTCCGTCGCGGCAGCTGGAATCTTGCCTCTCTATCTGCGGGAAGGACAGGATGCGCCGATCGGCATTGCGGAGTATCCTCCGCTGTTGGACCTGGTCAGCATGATGGATCTGTTCATCCTGGGCGCTGCGGACGAAGGCCGGGCCCAGATGCATCTGTTCAACCGCTTCGACAGATGCTGCTTCCGGAACGTGAAGGGCCGCGCCTATGAACCGGCGCTCGTTCAGCGTCTCTCCGACCTGGGTGCCGGTGGGCGGTTCGAAGTCCGCATCGACGAAAGCCACGCCCGGCACAAGATTTCCGAGTGGGGGACAGAGGCGATCCAGATGTTTCTGGACTGA